From the genome of uncultured Pseudodesulfovibrio sp., one region includes:
- a CDS encoding AAA family ATPase has protein sequence MNSKLKAPSLDTLLKTEFPPREHLLKPWLRDGESAMIYAPPGVGKSMLTLTLALVIAGGGEFMGWKAIKPRRVLFVDGEMHIQDIIERAKILLPGLNLDEELTGQNITVLARQYQRPDADFPDLALEEGRELMLDLATMDEKTNPYHIGNYDLVILDNLSTLASIKDENDAGDFNEVLQFLMKLKQAKVACILVHHSNKNANNYRGSSKLATTFEVILGLKAVESIQSNGTSFRLCWDKFRCPRDETIQEREVWLEPNEDLGALWNSRQSKDDQIQTIINMLKTLEYPTQDALCEALPFECSKSKMSKLKSQAIANGFISKKEWNELLSMAAESQKQVDEEEDY, from the coding sequence ATGAATAGCAAGCTGAAAGCACCTTCGCTGGACACGTTGTTGAAGACTGAATTCCCGCCACGAGAACACTTGCTCAAGCCGTGGCTTCGAGACGGTGAAAGCGCCATGATCTACGCCCCTCCTGGTGTCGGCAAGTCCATGCTGACACTGACGTTGGCTTTGGTCATCGCTGGAGGTGGTGAGTTCATGGGCTGGAAAGCCATCAAGCCACGCCGGGTATTGTTCGTAGACGGAGAAATGCACATTCAGGACATCATCGAACGAGCCAAGATCCTTCTACCGGGATTGAATCTCGACGAAGAGCTGACTGGCCAAAACATCACCGTTCTTGCTCGGCAGTATCAAAGACCAGACGCAGACTTCCCAGACCTTGCGTTGGAGGAAGGACGTGAGTTGATGCTGGATCTTGCAACGATGGATGAAAAGACAAACCCATACCACATTGGGAACTATGACCTTGTGATCCTCGACAACCTCTCGACCTTGGCATCCATCAAGGATGAGAACGACGCAGGAGACTTCAACGAGGTTCTTCAGTTCCTGATGAAGCTCAAGCAGGCAAAGGTGGCTTGTATTCTAGTTCATCATTCGAACAAGAACGCAAACAACTACCGTGGATCTTCAAAGCTTGCCACGACCTTCGAAGTCATCCTCGGCCTCAAAGCGGTTGAGTCGATCCAATCGAATGGCACGTCTTTCAGGCTGTGCTGGGACAAATTCCGGTGCCCGAGAGATGAGACCATTCAAGAACGGGAAGTGTGGCTGGAACCCAACGAAGACCTGGGCGCTCTTTGGAACTCACGACAGTCAAAGGACGACCAGATCCAGACCATCATCAATATGCTCAAGACATTGGAGTATCCGACTCAGGATGCACTCTGTGAAGCATTACCGTTCGAATGCAGCAAGTCGAAGATGTCCAAACTGAAGAGCCAGGCCATTGCCAATGGCTTCATCAGCAAGAAAGAATGGAATGAATTGCTGTCTATGGCTGCGGAGAGTCAGAAGCAGGTAGACGAGGAAGAAGACTATTAG
- a CDS encoding recombinase family protein, whose amino-acid sequence MEGKFVSYLRVSTERQGRSGLGIEAQRKSVEDYLNGGQWELLEEYVEVESGKNDDRPELKQALEHCDLTGATLLIAKLDRLSRDAYFLLGLQRSGVRFVCADMPEANELTVGIMALMAQEERKRISERTKAALAAAKARGVKLGNPKGAEHLRGIGNDPAVKKIKANANHRAERLRGQITKLLEQGITSANGIATELNRNSIRTPRGGQWYAASVQRLMKRLELT is encoded by the coding sequence GTGGAAGGCAAGTTCGTATCGTACCTGCGTGTCAGCACAGAAAGACAAGGGAGAAGTGGTCTTGGCATTGAAGCCCAGCGTAAGTCTGTTGAAGACTATTTGAATGGTGGTCAGTGGGAACTTCTTGAAGAGTACGTCGAAGTTGAAAGCGGAAAGAATGATGACCGTCCTGAACTGAAGCAAGCTCTTGAGCATTGTGATTTGACTGGAGCAACACTCCTCATCGCAAAGCTCGACCGCCTGTCTCGTGACGCATACTTTTTGCTCGGTCTTCAACGTTCTGGCGTCCGCTTTGTATGTGCCGATATGCCTGAAGCCAACGAGCTTACAGTAGGTATTATGGCTTTAATGGCACAAGAAGAGCGCAAGCGGATCTCTGAGCGAACAAAGGCTGCTCTGGCTGCTGCAAAAGCCCGAGGTGTTAAGCTAGGTAATCCGAAGGGAGCTGAACACCTCCGAGGTATTGGAAATGATCCTGCTGTCAAAAAGATCAAGGCCAATGCTAATCATCGTGCGGAACGGCTTCGTGGTCAGATTACCAAGCTTCTCGAACAAGGAATCACCAGTGCCAATGGGATTGCGACTGAGCTGAATCGAAACAGCATCAGAACACCTCGTGGAGGCCAATGGTATGCGGCTAGTGTGCAACGATTGATGAAGCGTTTGGAGTTAACTTAA
- a CDS encoding integrase arm-type DNA-binding domain-containing protein: protein MPLTDVSCRNAKPKEKIYRLFDEKGLYLEVSPRGGKWWRYKYRFGGKEKRLSLGTYPDVSLSEARNKRRDFRKLLDNGQNPSRVRQEKKALERAEGEIFQTIALEWFDRYKHTFSKPYGKSIIQRLEKDIFPWLGHRAIRELTPPEILACIRRIESRGAAETARRQMQKVGQIMRFAVATGRAERDPTRDLQGSVPPPERKHFAAITDVREVGALLNAIDGYHGQHVTRCALRLAPLLFVRPGELRKAEWTEFELEGKTPTWRLPPEKMKMRRPHLVPLSRQAVDVLEDLYPLTGSGKYLFPGNRGDKPISANTLNAALRYLGYTNEQMTAHGFRAMASTLLNETGWEPDVIEAQLAHTPKNAIRAAYNRSQYLPQRREMMQAWADFLDKLKNGVDGKVVPIFKQA, encoded by the coding sequence ATGCCTTTGACCGATGTTTCTTGCCGAAATGCCAAGCCCAAGGAGAAAATCTACCGTCTTTTCGATGAGAAAGGGCTCTATCTTGAAGTCTCCCCACGTGGGGGCAAGTGGTGGCGCTACAAGTACCGTTTTGGGGGCAAGGAGAAGCGGCTCTCTCTGGGCACCTATCCCGATGTGAGTTTGTCCGAAGCCCGGAATAAACGCCGCGACTTCCGCAAGCTGCTCGACAACGGCCAAAACCCCTCTCGGGTTCGCCAGGAGAAGAAAGCGCTGGAACGTGCCGAGGGTGAAATCTTCCAGACTATCGCCCTGGAGTGGTTCGACCGCTACAAGCACACGTTTTCCAAGCCCTACGGCAAATCCATAATCCAACGTCTTGAAAAGGACATATTCCCCTGGCTCGGACACCGAGCGATCAGGGAGTTGACCCCGCCTGAAATCCTCGCCTGTATCCGTCGCATTGAATCCAGGGGCGCGGCTGAGACTGCCCGGAGGCAGATGCAGAAGGTCGGGCAGATAATGCGCTTTGCGGTCGCTACTGGCCGTGCTGAGCGCGATCCTACAAGGGACCTGCAAGGCTCCGTCCCTCCTCCTGAAAGGAAGCATTTTGCGGCGATAACAGATGTGCGCGAAGTGGGCGCATTGCTGAACGCCATAGACGGCTATCACGGCCAGCATGTGACCCGCTGCGCCCTGCGACTTGCCCCCCTGCTCTTCGTGCGTCCTGGCGAACTCCGCAAGGCTGAATGGACAGAGTTTGAACTGGAAGGCAAGACACCCACCTGGAGACTTCCCCCCGAAAAGATGAAGATGCGCCGCCCCCACCTTGTGCCGCTCTCTCGGCAAGCCGTTGACGTGCTGGAGGACCTCTACCCCCTGACCGGATCGGGAAAGTACCTGTTTCCTGGCAACCGTGGCGACAAGCCTATCAGCGCGAACACCTTGAACGCGGCCTTACGCTATCTTGGGTACACCAATGAACAAATGACCGCCCACGGCTTCCGGGCTATGGCCTCCACCCTCTTGAACGAAACGGGCTGGGAACCGGATGTAATCGAGGCGCAACTGGCCCATACCCCGAAGAACGCCATTCGGGCAGCATACAACAGAAGCCAATACTTGCCCCAGCGCCGCGAGATGATGCAGGCTTGGGCGGACTTCCTCGACAAGCTGAAAAATGGCGTAGACGGCAAGGTGGTGCCGATTTTCAAGCAAGCATAA
- a CDS encoding AlpA family phage regulatory protein, protein MPTAGFLRAKQLLQFIPVSKATLWRWVKDGQFPAPTKLAERTTAWDVASVREWMEERTKEGKAA, encoded by the coding sequence ATGCCCACCGCTGGCTTTCTTCGAGCCAAGCAACTTCTCCAATTTATCCCAGTTAGTAAGGCCACCCTCTGGCGTTGGGTCAAAGACGGCCAATTCCCGGCTCCTACCAAGCTAGCAGAACGCACAACGGCATGGGATGTCGCTTCCGTCCGAGAGTGGATGGAGGAGCGCACCAAGGAAGGCAAGGCGGCTTAA
- a CDS encoding AAA family ATPase, translated as MATPNPYHVAAKTKLESLFLDGYSFDDAIRIAQEWTKETDSEIDSDIFMNLAVEAEQKVLAERSMLQDSSRFRLVPLGELLTAPKPTEWLIRDYLEAQSLACLFGASGSMKTFVALDMALCCAAGLPWHGVNAPLPGPVVYVAGEGSRGLSKRIQAWLVGHGQVANTIPFFVASAGVEIRDPESLNEAMSAINFLASWHGSPRLIVLDTLARCFGPGDENSTSDMSGFVARLDELRSMFGCAVLVVHHTGLSEKERARGASSWRAALDMEYRLDKRDDLRILTCTKCKDFEPPQNIAFTYEQMETGWADEETGAPITSVVLHKTDSDVSKVAKQRPLTGAKKIALDTLCQCCNPGGWTHIDEWRDACYGAGITPSSSPDTKGRTFRRAVSDLRDLDLIHVKGDFYCPSGQADKSRACPALSSCPNPDGHGHTPLGVSGCPVKGEAA; from the coding sequence ATGGCTACGCCAAACCCTTACCACGTTGCCGCTAAAACGAAACTCGAAAGCCTTTTCTTGGACGGCTATTCGTTCGACGATGCGATCAGAATAGCCCAGGAGTGGACCAAAGAGACAGATAGCGAGATTGACAGCGATATTTTTATGAATCTCGCTGTCGAAGCAGAGCAGAAAGTTCTCGCTGAACGCTCCATGCTTCAAGATAGCTCAAGGTTTCGGCTTGTACCTCTTGGCGAACTCCTGACGGCCCCAAAGCCCACGGAATGGCTCATTCGTGACTACCTAGAAGCTCAAAGTCTGGCTTGCTTGTTTGGAGCATCTGGCTCCATGAAAACATTTGTGGCTCTCGATATGGCCTTGTGTTGCGCCGCTGGCCTTCCTTGGCATGGCGTGAACGCTCCGCTCCCTGGTCCGGTTGTGTATGTGGCTGGCGAGGGATCCAGGGGCCTCTCGAAGCGCATCCAGGCTTGGCTTGTAGGGCATGGCCAGGTAGCTAATACAATCCCATTCTTTGTGGCTTCAGCTGGCGTTGAAATACGTGACCCCGAAAGCTTGAATGAAGCGATGAGCGCGATAAACTTTCTTGCCTCTTGGCACGGCAGCCCCCGCTTGATTGTTCTGGACACACTCGCCCGTTGCTTCGGTCCAGGGGACGAAAACTCTACCTCGGACATGAGCGGGTTTGTGGCTCGCCTGGACGAACTGCGCTCGATGTTTGGTTGTGCCGTCCTCGTGGTGCATCACACCGGGCTCAGCGAGAAAGAACGAGCACGGGGAGCTTCCTCCTGGCGGGCGGCCCTGGACATGGAATATCGCCTGGACAAGCGCGATGACCTTAGAATCCTGACCTGTACCAAGTGCAAGGACTTCGAGCCCCCGCAGAACATAGCCTTCACCTATGAGCAGATGGAGACGGGCTGGGCCGATGAAGAAACCGGAGCGCCCATTACTTCGGTTGTCCTGCACAAAACAGATTCCGACGTTTCCAAGGTGGCGAAACAGCGGCCATTGACCGGGGCAAAGAAGATCGCGCTTGATACTCTCTGCCAGTGTTGCAACCCCGGAGGGTGGACACACATAGATGAATGGCGCGATGCCTGTTACGGCGCTGGAATCACTCCATCCAGCTCTCCAGACACCAAAGGCCGGACATTCAGACGAGCGGTTAGCGACCTGCGCGACCTCGATTTAATCCACGTCAAAGGCGACTTCTATTGCCCATCCGGACAAGCGGACAAGTCCCGGGCATGTCCGGCTTTGTCCAGTTGTCCTAATCCGGACGGACACGGACACACCCCTTTAGGGGTGTCCGGTTGTCCGGTCAAAGGAGAGGCAGCTTGA